In Verrucomicrobiales bacterium, the genomic stretch GGTCGCTGACGAAATAAACCCGTCCTTGCCACCAGAGCGGCCAGCGACTGCTGCCCGCGTAGTCGGCCGTCAAAGGCACCGCCTCGGGCTCTCCGGCTTTGAACTTCCAAAGGTTTTCCGCCGTGCCGCCGCGATAACGCTTCACGCTGCCCTGATTGAAAGGCAGCCGGGTGAAGAAGAAGGAATCTCCCGCATCATCAAAGACCCCTCGGCTTGCCTGGGCCAGAGGCAGCAGCGTGGTGGCCCCGCTCTCCAAGTCCAGAACGTGAATCTGCTGATCGGGAAGGACCCAGTACCGAAGGGTGGTGTAAAGCAGTTTGCCGTCCGGAGTCCAACCCACGGGCTCGGTGGTCTGATCCGTGTAGGTGCGGCGCACCGGCAAGCCGCCCGAAAAGGGCATGGTGTAGACCTCGGTGGGGCCTTCGTAGCTGGCAGCAAAGGCGATCCACTTGCCGTCGGGTGAGACGCACGCGCGACGTTCCTCCTCGGGATGCGTGGTCAAGCGCTGCGCCACGCCTCCCGATGCTCCGACGCGCCACAGATCTCCCTCGGCCGTGAACAGCACCGTGTCGCGATAGAGGGCGGGAAAACGATAATATCCGAGCTTGGTCTCTTGGGCAACGATCGTTGGAACCGGTCCGATGACGCCGCTGAAAACCAGAACCGCCGTCACGATGCACCCTGCCGAAAGCTGCCGCCATGCGCGCTGATTCATGTCGGCAACATCACCATCCGAGAACTGATTTGTATAGCCGAAAGAGCCCGGGCACCGCGGCGCTGCCGACTTTCGGTGACAGGCGGAAGGGATCAGGCAGCCTTGGCTGTCAACTCGGTGTCGGAAGACAGGGGTTGCTCACGAATCGCGGGGGCGGGAAACCGGGCGTGGATGGATGTCCCGACACCCGGGGTGCTGCGAACCAGGAAGTCGCCTCCGAGAAGCTCGGTCATGCGCTTGGAAATAATCAGCCCCAGCCCCGCGCCCTGCTGCTCATACAACTGACGCTCAAACTGGATATGCGGACCAATCTTGGCCACCTGCTCCGCCGTCATGCCCCGGCCGTGATCCTCGATCACCAACTCGCTGCGGCCGTCCTCAGTCTCTTGGGTAGCCACCCGGACCTTCTTCGACGGCGCTGAGAACTTGAAGGCGTTGTCCAAGGATTCGCCCAGGATCTTGCGCAGCTTCTCCCCTGGAACGTTGAACGCAACACTCGAAAGCTCCAATACCAAATCGGCCTCCCGATGGTAACGCCGTGCCACTGCCATCGCGATCTCGGGAATGACATCCCGGCCCGAAACCGGCAGCCAATCGCCGTCCGCCAACGACTTCCGTTCCGTCACGAGCAGCTGGATCTGCGCAAAGACCAGGAAGTTCTCGATGAGGTGGTGCAGCCGCTCGGCCGAGGAATGGATGTCCTGAGCGGTGGCCAGCACCTCGTTTGGAGTGCAGTTGGCGTAATCCTCGATCAGGATTCCAGCCAGGCCCAGAATCCCGTTCAAGGGCGTGCGCAGCTCGTGCGGCAGCGCCAAGGTCAAGCTTCCCCGCAGCTCGTCCAGGCGACGGTCGGCTTGACGCTGAAGTTCGGCCTGCTTCTCCAAGCGGGCGGCGACCGCCGCCTTCAGCTCCTTCTGGGTGAAAGGCTTGGTGAGGTAGTCGTCGGCTCCCAACTCCATCCCGCGGCGAACATGAATCTTGTCGGCCACGCCGGTCAGAAAAATAAAGGGCACGGTGGCGGTGACCTCAATCTTGCGCAGGGCCATCAACACGGAATACCCATCCAAGCCGGGCATATTGACGTCGCAGATGATCAGGTCGGGAGGCTTTTGCTGAGCGAGGGCTATTCCGGTGGTGCCGTCCCGGGCAACCACGGTTTCGAGGCCCTGGTACGTCAGACACTCCGAGATCACTTCCAGAATCTCGGGTGTGTCGTCGATGACCAGAACGCGCTTCATGTGACCTGTCAGGAGACCGGGAGTGGTTCGAGAAATAACGGCGAATGGGTCTTCAGGCCGCGCGTCATGCCGCCTCCTGGTGATGCACCCAATGAAAGGCATGCTGAACCAGCTCGGTGGCGTTCTTCAGGTTCAGCTTATCCTTGATGTATTCGCGGTAAGCTTCGACGGTGCGCACGCTTAGATGCAACTCCTCGGCGATCTGGCGAGTTCCGTGGCCTTGTCCAATCAGCCGAAAAACCTCCAGCTCCCGGTCGGTCAACGTCTCGATCGGCGAAGCCACCACCTTACCCTTGCCCAGCGCAACTTGCTGCAGCATCTTGCCTTTCATTTTCTCACTGAGAAATATCTCTCCCTTCAGCACCTGTCGGATGGCGGAAAGCACCTGCTCGAATGCCTCGTCCTTCATGATGTAGCCCAGGCCGCCGGCGCGCAACGCTCGCTCGGCATACAGGGACTCGTCGTGCATGGAGAGCACCAGGACCGGCAGGTTG encodes the following:
- a CDS encoding hybrid sensor histidine kinase/response regulator; amino-acid sequence: MKRVLVIDDTPEILEVISECLTYQGLETVVARDGTTGIALAQQKPPDLIICDVNMPGLDGYSVLMALRKIEVTATVPFIFLTGVADKIHVRRGMELGADDYLTKPFTQKELKAAVAARLEKQAELQRQADRRLDELRGSLTLALPHELRTPLNGILGLAGILIEDYANCTPNEVLATAQDIHSSAERLHHLIENFLVFAQIQLLVTERKSLADGDWLPVSGRDVIPEIAMAVARRYHREADLVLELSSVAFNVPGEKLRKILGESLDNAFKFSAPSKKVRVATQETEDGRSELVIEDHGRGMTAEQVAKIGPHIQFERQLYEQQGAGLGLIISKRMTELLGGDFLVRSTPGVGTSIHARFPAPAIREQPLSSDTELTAKAA
- a CDS encoding response regulator transcription factor — protein: MQNKPPTPQPVNRKPKTKVLLVDDHPVLRRGLGQLINQEPDMVVCGEAEDAPRAFEAVGELAPDVVVVDVSLKGSNGIELLKNLKARYPNLPVLVLSMHDESLYAERALRAGGLGYIMKDEAFEQVLSAIRQVLKGEIFLSEKMKGKMLQQVALGKGKVVASPIETLTDRELEVFRLIGQGHGTRQIAEELHLSVRTVEAYREYIKDKLNLKNATELVQHAFHWVHHQEAA